The genomic stretch AGCACATAGACCGTCTCGATATTGAGGATATCAAGGAGTGCCATCAGAGCCGCTGCCTGTTCTTTAGGAGTTCCTTCACCTGCAACCGAGCTTCCGGGGTACCCAAAACGCGATGGAGCAATAATCCTGTAGTGTTCCGAGAGATCCCTAACGTTCTCAAAGGCTTGGTCGTAGCCTCCATAGATACCGTGCAGAGACAGGATAACGGGAGGGTCGCTATATGCTGAGGATGACCCTGTGGGCATAATGTCGAGATATGTTATCTCTCCATAGCTGAGATGCACCGTTTTGGCCGGATACGACGCGAGTTTGTCCACAGCATCGTGGAGTGCCCGGCGGCATCGTATACCCTGAACACCCATGTAGGTTGTGGCAGCAAGCGCTGTACCACCAAGGAGGAACCAACCCCACCGGCCGTATCCTGCACGGTTTTTCTGTGGTTCCCGTGTACTGCTAGTCCCACGCATAGTTCCCTATTCCTTCGTATACGGTCTATTTTTAACTACACTAATTTCACAAACGTGGGCGCACAACCCTAGGGGACGGGTATTAGGACTATTCTTGGAGATACTTCGATATAGTAGTATTTCTATCTCTATACGTTGGATAACTATATTTCTATAGGAATTTTCTTATAGACAGCATTAATGTTTCACGTGAAACGGTGTGCGTAAAAGATTGAGAAATAATAAAAATATTGGGAGGACCTCAAAAATCCTATATTCTCCGAAGCGAGAACCGTAGACTGGACGTGACAGAATATCCTTAAATTTCTGCAGAAGGATAGGTATAGATGTTACAGGTTCAGAATCTTACCAAGAGGTATGGTGATAAAACCGCTGTTAACGATATGTCTTTTATCGTTCCCGACGGTAAAGTCACCGGTTTTTTGGGTCCCAATGGGGCAGGTAAATCGACCACGATGCGCATGCTGGTCGGACTCCATAAGCCCACCTCGGGCGAAGCCCTTGTGGACGGCAAAAATTATCAGTCCCTTAAATCTCCGCTCCATACGGTAGGAGCCCTCCTCGACGGGAAATCGGTACATCCGGGGCGCAGTGCACGCACGCACCTCATGTCTATTGCGCTTACCCACGGTATTTCGGCGAAACGTGTGGACGAAGTTATCGGCATGACCGGTCTAAGCCAAGTCGCTAAACGGAAGGTTGGCGGTTTTTCCCTCGGCATGAATCAGCGTTTAGGTATTGCCTCAGCAATTTTGGGCGATCCCCATAACGTTATTTTGGATGAGCCGGTTAATGGTCTTGATCCCGAAGGCGTGGTGTGGGTTCGTCAGTTGGCAAAGTATTTGGCATCCGAAGGTCGGGCGGTGCTGATTTCTTCGCACCTCATGAGCGAGATGGCACAGACCGCTGACGATCTCATTATTATTGGGCGCGGTCGCCTGCTGGAACACACGTCTATTGATGAACTTATCTCGCGAGTAGGCGGTCATAAAGTTCTGGTTCGTACCGATGAACGTGACCTTTTCGCTTCACTCCTTGCAGAACGGTCGCTTCCTTTCGAGGCGGTCGATACCGATGGTTTGTTGGTTTCGGCTGATGCTCGTGACCTGGGTGAACTCGCTTTGCGTGAGCAAATTTTGCTCTATGAGCTGGCACCTCATGAAGCGACTCTTGAGGATGTTTACCTTGAAATTACACGTTCAGAGGTTGAATATGTCTCTGACGAGCTTCCCGGTGCTGGTGCTGTAGTCGCAGGTTCTTCGGCACCGAATGCACCGGCAGCCGATCCTCAACTGCAACCGGTGGTTAGTTCTCCAGAGCACAGCTTTATCGATGAAACCCAGCAGGAGAATGGGAGGAACATATAAATGAGTACTCAAACCTACGCTACTAAAAATGCGCCTGCACCGGTTACTCATAACCTATCATTCCTGGGTGTGCTCCGCTCAGAATGGTTAAAGATGCGCTCCCTACGTTCTCAGCAGGTTCTCTTCATCATTACGGTAGTGCTGATTTTAGGACTCGCAATGCTGCTGGCTCCTGTTTTTAACGAACAATTGGCACAGTATGAGAAAGATGTGAGTACATCGCAGATTGTGAATGGGCAATCAGTCAACGGTTCCGAGATCATTGACCAGATGAAGAGCGCATCGTACTCTATCGGAGTTGTAGGCGCTTCATTGGGAGGCATTATTCTTTCTTCCATGGCGACGGTATTTATTGCATCTGAATATGCCACGGGTGCCATGCAAACAAGTCAGCTAGCAGTACCGCGTCGTTCTCTTTTATATTCTGCTAAAGCCCTTGTGGTGACGGTGGTAGCTTTTGTCGTAGGAACCTTGAGCGGTATCTTGGCATTCTTCTTAGGTCAGATGATACTCACGGAAAAGCTACGAGTCTCTTTCGATGGTGAAGTACTTCGAATCGCTCTTCTTCTTGGACTGTATC from Rothia dentocariosa ATCC 17931 encodes the following:
- a CDS encoding ABC transporter ATP-binding protein, producing MLQVQNLTKRYGDKTAVNDMSFIVPDGKVTGFLGPNGAGKSTTMRMLVGLHKPTSGEALVDGKNYQSLKSPLHTVGALLDGKSVHPGRSARTHLMSIALTHGISAKRVDEVIGMTGLSQVAKRKVGGFSLGMNQRLGIASAILGDPHNVILDEPVNGLDPEGVVWVRQLAKYLASEGRAVLISSHLMSEMAQTADDLIIIGRGRLLEHTSIDELISRVGGHKVLVRTDERDLFASLLAERSLPFEAVDTDGLLVSADARDLGELALREQILLYELAPHEATLEDVYLEITRSEVEYVSDELPGAGAVVAGSSAPNAPAADPQLQPVVSSPEHSFIDETQQENGRNI
- a CDS encoding ABC transporter permease subunit, yielding MSTQTYATKNAPAPVTHNLSFLGVLRSEWLKMRSLRSQQVLFIITVVLILGLAMLLAPVFNEQLAQYEKDVSTSQIVNGQSVNGSEIIDQMKSASYSIGVVGASLGGIILSSMATVFIASEYATGAMQTSQLAVPRRSLLYSAKALVVTVVAFVVGTLSGILAFFLGQMILTEKLRVSFDGEVLRIALLLGLYLVVLAWMGFGFGALLRNSAGAIVLTVVLLFVVTIVLSFFRSAEWASDVSKYLPVHLGENMLVYDTDKFKDPSYEVRCILFTLWGFVPLVLGWIRFKFNDMKS